The following coding sequences are from one Pseudomonas oryzae window:
- the fliQ gene encoding flagellar biosynthesis protein FliQ: MTPESVMDLAYQGMRVTLFMAGPLLLTALLVGLLISLFQAATQINEMTLSFIPKILAVFTVLVLAGPWMIKLIVDFTRELFGNIPLMLG; this comes from the coding sequence ATGACACCCGAATCGGTCATGGACCTCGCCTACCAGGGCATGCGCGTCACCCTGTTCATGGCCGGCCCGCTGCTGCTCACCGCGCTGCTGGTGGGCCTGCTGATCAGCCTGTTCCAGGCCGCCACGCAGATCAACGAGATGACCCTGTCGTTCATCCCCAAGATCCTCGCGGTGTTCACCGTGCTGGTACTGGCCGGGCCGTGGATGATCAAGCTGATCGTCGACTTCACCCGCGAGCTGTTCGGCAACATCCCGCTGATGCTCGGCTAG
- the fliP gene encoding flagellar type III secretion system pore protein FliP (The bacterial flagellar biogenesis protein FliP forms a type III secretion system (T3SS)-type pore required for flagellar assembly.): MSARLRHLPALLALLLLPGLALAETGLPGVISKPLADGSQQWSLSLQTLLLLSSMAFLPAMLLMMTGFTRIIIVLGLLRTALGTPSTPPNQVLIGLALFLTFFVMSPVLTKVHEQAWQPFSRDEINFEQFIETGSQPFREFMLGQTRETDLALFARLAQVGDIEGPEQVPMRVLLPAFVTSELKTAFQIGFTIFIPFLIIDLVVASVLMALGMMMVPPATISLPFKLMLFVLVDGWQLLIGSLAQSFYT; encoded by the coding sequence ATGAGCGCGCGTCTTCGCCACCTGCCGGCGCTGCTGGCGCTGCTCCTGCTGCCGGGCCTGGCCCTGGCCGAAACCGGCCTGCCCGGGGTGATCAGCAAGCCGCTGGCCGACGGCAGCCAGCAGTGGTCGCTGAGCCTGCAGACCCTGCTGCTGCTCAGCTCGATGGCCTTCCTGCCGGCCATGCTGCTGATGATGACCGGCTTCACCCGCATCATCATCGTCCTCGGCCTGCTGCGCACCGCGCTCGGCACGCCGTCGACGCCGCCCAACCAGGTGCTGATCGGCCTGGCGCTGTTCCTCACCTTCTTCGTCATGTCGCCGGTGCTGACCAAGGTCCACGAGCAGGCCTGGCAGCCGTTCTCCCGCGACGAGATCAACTTCGAGCAGTTCATCGAGACCGGCAGCCAGCCGTTCCGCGAGTTCATGCTCGGCCAGACCCGCGAGACCGACCTGGCGCTGTTCGCCCGCCTGGCGCAGGTCGGCGACATCGAGGGGCCGGAGCAGGTGCCGATGCGCGTGCTGCTGCCGGCCTTCGTCACCAGCGAGCTGAAGACCGCCTTCCAGATCGGCTTCACCATCTTCATCCCGTTCCTGATCATCGACCTGGTGGTGGCCAGCGTGCTGATGGCGCTGGGCATGATGATGGTGCCGCCGGCGACCATCTCGCTGCCGTTCAAGCTGATGCTGTTCGTCCTGGTCGACGGCTGGCAGCTGTTGATCGGCTCGCTGGCGCAGAGCTTCTACACCTGA
- the fliR gene encoding flagellar biosynthetic protein FliR: MVEVDFAQLQQWLAAFFWPFVRLSAFLAASPLWGHSSIPMRAKIGLAVLLAVLLGPTLPPLPAVPLVSWASLGILLEQTLIGIAIGLTMRVTFAVVQAAGEIIGLQMGLGFASFFAPDTGTNTMILSRLLYMLSLLIFLALNGHLIVLEILATSFTSLPIGQTLDLAAGETLVRHAGVIFASGLLLALPLVAALLTINLAMGILNRAAPQLTVFSVGFPVTMLVGLVLLMVLMNDLGRFLEGLFGGALVFLRQLVESLALAS; the protein is encoded by the coding sequence ATGGTCGAGGTCGACTTCGCCCAGCTGCAGCAGTGGCTGGCCGCCTTCTTCTGGCCGTTCGTGCGCCTGAGCGCCTTTCTCGCCGCCTCGCCGCTGTGGGGCCACAGCAGCATCCCGATGCGCGCCAAGATCGGCCTGGCGGTGCTGCTGGCGGTGCTGCTCGGGCCGACCCTGCCGCCGCTGCCGGCGGTACCGCTGGTGTCCTGGGCGAGCCTGGGCATCCTCCTCGAGCAGACGCTGATCGGCATCGCCATCGGCCTGACCATGCGGGTGACCTTCGCCGTGGTGCAGGCGGCCGGCGAGATCATCGGCCTGCAGATGGGCCTGGGCTTCGCCAGTTTCTTCGCCCCGGACACCGGCACCAACACCATGATCCTCTCCAGGCTGCTGTACATGCTCAGCCTGCTGATCTTCCTCGCCCTGAACGGCCACCTGATCGTGCTGGAGATCCTCGCCACCAGCTTCACCAGCCTGCCGATCGGCCAGACGCTGGACCTGGCCGCCGGCGAAACCCTGGTGCGCCACGCCGGGGTGATCTTCGCCTCCGGCCTGCTGCTGGCCCTGCCGCTGGTGGCGGCGCTGCTGACCATCAACCTGGCGATGGGCATCCTCAACCGCGCCGCGCCGCAGCTGACGGTGTTCTCGGTCGGCTTCCCGGTGACCATGCTGGTCGGCCTGGTGCTGCTGATGGTGCTGATGAACGACCTGGGCCGCTTCCTCGAGGGCCTGTTCGGCGGCGCGCTGGTGTTCCTGCGCCAGCTGGTGGAGAGCCTGGCGCTGGCGAGCTGA